The Dreissena polymorpha isolate Duluth1 chromosome 8, UMN_Dpol_1.0, whole genome shotgun sequence genome includes the window AGTTATTTGTCATATGTATTACATCATTCCACCCAACAATTACTTTCTTAACAGGGCAATTATCACTTCCTTAATACCCaccatttaatgttgtttttcatCCACCAATTGTTCAGCCTATCAAAGTGCTTCCTCCGAGTACTCCTCAAAGCCTATTGCGCAATACCTGGGGGTGTGGCTCCTCAAAGCTGATTGTGTAATACCTGGAGGTGTGCTCTATTTGTTGGTTGGGTCAGTGCCAGTTATCTGAGGGTTTGAACTTGAATCTGGCAAGTAGAGACTTCTCTTTAGACACCACAGTTTTTATAAGCGGATGTTTAGACTATAATTATTTTGCTGGACATTTTTCAGAATTTTATTAACATCTCCTTCACCAAAAAAGAAACATTGAAGACAGCCAAACGTAAGCTATGAACCCTAGGTTATGAAGGGTAAACATTGATTATCATTTTAAGTAATTTTGCCTTAAAGTTTTTTCAAAGTTTGGATATTATTTGGTCAGTGCAATAAGTAACAACCTATCTTTAAAAGTGCTTTCTACTGAATATTACAAGCAAATTATATTAGTGTAAATATTCTACATAAATCTTGTAATTTATGTCTTTAAGTGAGAGCTTTCATTGAAAAGGATCCAATGGAAGGCCATTTATTAAATTGGAAATCTAGACATAAATTAACCATCCTTTACCATTGCAAATTCAACTTCAATCCATTTATCTCCCTTGAATAGTATAGACCTTGTTGAAAGAAAAATTGATATCAGTTAGATATCCATCAAAGCAGTTGTAAATTATCGAAAGTGAAATTTTCTGTAATATTAGACGTTTCTGAGTGTGCTTTATCAGCCTAAGTGTAATATTTGGGGACATTTTTGGGGACAATGTGGCCACTCTTCATTGTTGACAAGGAGACCAAATTTCAAGgctttgcttttttatttttctaataaTTGAAAGTGAACATTTTAATGTGAATCATATTGTTATCAAAGGGCTTAGAGGCCAGACATTTTTAAGAGTATGGTATTTCCGTTTGAATCTATTTGTTTACTAAAATGCAGTGATTTAATCTGGTAATTCTCAAGAATTTGAAGAAAGCAATATTATCAATTCCTTACAAGATTGAATGAGAATACATTTTGGGAGGCCGTGCACTCCATATTTTACTTCCTTATGATATTGGACTTCCAAAAACCATTATTCTTGCTCCCTAATTTTATAGATATTACCCCTTGTAACATGATTTGTGCTTAAAGTTTTTTCAGATCAAATCTCAAAATAAACCGaggtatcaacttgaaacttaaaaGCTAGCTTGATCTCATTATGGGGATgtgcagtgcacaagaactaCAATTGGGGCTTCTCTTTgtttagagttattgccctttatttttcaattaaaattttgTCTTGAGCATAtctcgaaaaaaaaaaaagagaaatgaTCTAAAAACTTAATATGTAATTTGATCTTATTGATGGGATGTGcattgcacaagaaccataactcttgcttCTGTATTTTGAGAGTTAGTGCCTTTtgccaaattattaattttaaattttgaatgGAGCATATCTTGATATTTTAGGTATCAGCTTGGCAtatcataggtagatagatctaTATGATGTGAAGTGCAGTGCACAAGAACTGTAACTTCTGCTTTAATAATTTTACAGCAAATGTCAAAAAGAATTTTCTTCTTGAATTTTTTTTCTTATGTAAAAGGACAAAAAGGTATGAAGCTTGTTATAAAACCAAGTCTTACGAAAGCAGCACGAAAGTGACAGTTCTACGTAAAAgaattgattacaaataaatgtaCAGCATTTAATGGTGGTTTGTTAATTTATATCTTGAAATATTAGTTAGTCGTAATATTGAGTAACATTCTGTTTCACGTCTTCATTTTGAAATGAAACTTACTGACATTTAAAGTCCCATCATTATCACATCTGGTATTTCAAGTGTAACTGTGCAATTACCTATGATGTTCTATTTCTGTTATTAGGTTATTCTGCAAGCACAAAATTATAAACTAGCTGTTTATTCTTTTGAAATGGGCTAATAAATTATGGTAAAGTTACGAGTGAAAGGGCAAAAATGGTTGCGTAATAGGCCTCAACACAGGATGTGCCCAATTGTGCACAGCCTAGATACGAAACtgaaacatttacagttttttgcatatctttttaaattgtgaaaatgccagataaaattataaattaatgttctttGCGGTTTTATAATGCATTAAAGTCGGTAGATTTCTATTGTTCAGTTGTATGTTTGCATTGCAAGTTCACGAAAGAGGTTGAAGGACAGACAGCTGTCTTGAAATTGAGATGCCTTGGACTCATTTGGGTAGGGCACATCTAAAAGCATGGCTGTTTAAAGACAGGGAAGATAAATGTGTCAGGTATTGGCTGCACATAATCTCTGAAACCAAATATAGCATGAAATAGATTATGCATGTTGAGCAATTAGCataattttttcatattttaactcGGTGATCCATTCCTGTTTATGGTGATTTGTGGCCTATAATACTAGTATACTCTGACCTCATTTTGAATAGCAGCAGTGCTCTGGATAAAaaggtttaatgcctgtgcgtaaagtgttttcccagattagcctgtgcagtcttttcTTAAAggaagattatacgatttttatatgtgttaaattgtaatatattgaaaaaaatatgatacaataacacaaaataggcaagaaaaattatacattgaagatgaatttcataaaatgcagcaaagacatattagcgccccgagccgattgcaacaaagatattttgtacatattttcctacaataaccgaagcattcgtctttttattaggatcagagttagtgttcgtgtgtcgtattaatatatatatcgttgcaggaaattaaaatgatttacatcatacatgcatgaaaTACATGCTGGCGAAGTCGACTGTACAGaaatttttgatttcagaattgaatatctggcttattttgcatttttcgacacatgtttttcttaacttttattttaatttatattgaaatatatgcataataagttttttacacattttatataaattcataaatatttgacaaaatggtATAATCACCCTTTAATTACTCAGGTgacaataacataataaaaatactttaaaaacacTAATTTTAAGATAATAAGATGTAATAACCTGTTGATTTCCTACAgcttttacgaaaaaaaaaagagtAGTGGCTTCTATCAGATATCAACAGCTCTGTTGAGGATCACATCCTTAGTCaagatatttacataaaaaatcatttacataaaaaaaaaatcaaactaatGCCTAGGTTTCTTATAGACTAGGCCCTGTTCTATTATCTACCGTTCCAAAGGGAGTAAGAACATAGAAATACTACACATCATCTTCCATGGGTAATTATGTGCGTACTTTTGTCGGTCACAGTCTTAATAGTGATACTCATCTGGATTTTTTGCATGCAATTATCATCAAATGTTACAAAAAATTATTTTCCGAATGCTTCAGCTCGCAATGTCTTTATTTTTcaaggagttattgccctttgtttctTATGTTCTTCTCTGTTAGACTTGAAGTCTAGAGGCAACGATAAAATAGGTGGTCTTCTGAAGACTTCCACCTGTCAGTGCAGCAAGTCCTGTAGGCTCACAGGTTCTGAGAATACATTTTGCCTCATGGCTCGGTGCTCCCTGCTAATTCCTATAGGACACTTcctgcttaaactggatttttgcaaagaagagacttcctttaaccctttcccactcagagacaaagtgaaaaatggctatgtgcaaacagcataaaaccaggttcaggttttatgctgtttgctgctcatcactatctaagggtggaaatgaagcctttacaacttgaatctagtaagaaaggtctttaattaaatttaactctcAAACAGAAAACAAACGTGTCAAAAACTTTCCTAAGTGTTAAAGGTTTAAACGAAAAGTACCATATAAGAGCCGTGGTCGGTGCCTGGTCCCTGGTAAATCCATTATCCTGCCTCAAGCTCCGGCTCCCTCTCAAGCAGCTAACCATGATGAAGTTGTCCATCCGTGGTTTGATGTTTTAATATTTCTGTGATATGTTTTTACAGTTGCGTAAACTTTTACTCGAAATTAGGAAAACAGCTGGGAAAGTGTTAACTGCTTTGGCATAATTACCTTCCTGAGTCTTTAAGTTACTCAATTAATTTGAGTTAATTTATAAATCAGAATGTTCTTCCTTTAAATGTTTACTTTCACAGATTCTGtgtaataaaaaattaatatgttttaaacattcaaaggAAAGACTTTGACTTTGTCTTCAATTTGGCCCAGTATTTGTCAAGTTTGGAACTATTTCGGAAGTTATGTAGCATTTTAATGTTTATGAATATGACTTTAGTAAGAAGATTTGCTGACCAATTGAgtcacgttctgggaaaactgggcttaatacatgtgcgtccTAACAGGCTatatcaggtacaacactttctgcttttatggtgtgttttttttttaaaggaagtctcttctatgcaaaattccagtttaggcaggctaatctgggacaacattttatgcacatacattaagctccgttttcccaaaGTAAGGCTTAGATTGACCCCTATGAAGAAGTATGATATATTGTTTGCACCTGTCAGGCAGGTGGATGGTAGATTGGTCTACAAgccatttatgtatttaaaaaatatctagAGCACCATATTGAGTTTGtgatcaaaagtcaaggtcagaGGGATTCTCAAAAtgaaatgagccgcgttctgtgaaaagggggtttaatgcaggtgcgtagagtgtcttctcagattagcctgtgcagcatgCTTTTACCAATTATCATCAAAGGTCAACTTGTCAGAGTTCAAGGTTACAGGAGCTTTTAACATGAAAACCATTTCCACAGAATATGCtttcaccctttaccacttagaaaagcactttgacacatttgaagACCTttagaaattcaaattaaatttaagacctttcttaatatattcaagttcaaaaggcttcatttccaaccctaagatactgatgagtagctaacagcataaaacctgaacagactgtgactTTATCGCAGGCTGTTCGGGTTTTATGcaggttgcaaaagccattttcactttgcatcttataggggaaagggttaaactaagTAAACTAACTGAGTATGCTGGTAAGTATTGAGGTAAGGAAGACATTCTTTTGATTTTGAGACTGAAAGATCAAGGGTCAAAGTCATTTGGCCATTACATTTTAAAGCACTTGTAAACAATTAGAAATATTGACAACATGGCTGCAAGTTGGGGGCCAAACATGTTGATAGAACATATCTTGTTTACTATGATTGTTCTGATTCCAGGACCAATGCCCTACTGTTATTGCCAAACAGTGTACTTCAAATACCTCATGATTCCAGGACCAATGCCCTACTGTTATTGCCAAGCAGTGTACTTCAAATACCTCATGATTCCAGGACCAATGCCCTACTGTTATTGCCAAGCAGTGTACTTCAAATACCTCATGATTCCAGGACCAATGCCCTACTGTTATTGCCAAGCAGTGTACTTCAAATACCTCATGATTCCAGGACCAATGCCCTACTGTTATTGCCAAGCAGTGTACTTCAAATACCTCATGATTCCAGGACCAATGCCCTACTGTTATTGCCAAGCAGTGTACTTCAAATACCTCATGATTCCAGGACCAATGCCCTACTGTTATTGCCAAGCAGTGTACTTCAAATACCTCATGATTCCAGGACCAATGCCCTACTGTTATTGCCAAGCAGTGTACTTCAAATACCTCATGATTCCAGGACCAATGCCCTACTGTTATTGCCAAGCAGTGTACTTCAAATACCTCATGATTCCAGGACCAATGCCCTACTGTTATTGCCAAGCAGTGTACTTCAAATACCTCATGATTTCAGGACCAATGCCCTACTGTTATTGCCAAGCAGTGTACTTCAAATACCTCATGATTCCAGGACCAATGCCCTACTGTTATTGCCAAGCAGTGTACTTCAAATACCTCATGATTCCAGGACCAATGCCCTACTGTTATTGCCAAGCAGTGTACTTCAAATACCTCATGATTCCAGGACCAATGCCCTACTGTTATTGCCAAGCAGTGTACTTCAAAAACCTCATGATTCCATGACCAATGCCCTACTGTTATTGCCAAGCAGTGTACTTCAAATACCTCATGATTCCATGACCAATGCCCTACTGTTATTGCCAAGCAGTGTACTTCAAAAACCTCATGATTCCATGACCAATGCCCTACTGTTATTGCCAAGCAGTGTACTTCAAATACCTCATGATTCCATGACCAATGCCCTACTGTTATTGCCAAGCAGTGTACTTCAAAAACCTCATGATTCCATGACCAATGCCCTACTGTTATTGCCAAGCAGTGTACTTCAAATACCTCATGATTCCATGACCAATGCCCTACTGTTATTGCCAAGCAGTGTACTTCAAATACCTCATGATTCCAGGACCAATGCCCTACTGTTATTGCCAAGCAGTGTACTTCAAATACCTCAAAAGTTTAATGCTTGAATGTGCAGCATATTGAAAGCATAAAACATGCTGCCACATTCTGCCTGTGAATTGCAAGTTATGTAAACAAAGTGCACAGCTTCAAAGCATTTCCTGACACTTATCAGGAAACTGCAAACAAACAGTGACTAAAAGAGCTTGCGCTTTATAAATTCTCTGTTCTGTTACCTGCAAAATTTAATTACCAGCTGTTGATTTAAGAGTGAGTTATCAATTATCAAATGTGCACTTTgtctgaaatttaaataaacactgTGCAGTGTAGGGAGGTAGAGTGTTCTCCCTAAAAACCAAACTATATGAACTGGGATCCTTTGAAAACTGAACCAATTGTCCCTTCCGGGGTTTTCCCAATATGTTAAATTGGGAAATCCTTTGGCATACCACACTCCCTGTGTGATACCAAACAAATTCAGTGGTATGTTTTTTATTTCCAGTATACAAATTTAGactagtattccatctatccgtatccgcatccgttTCCGCAAAATCATAAACGCCTATTGCGCTTGCCGATATGCGGATGCGAATTGAATAAGCGCTGTGCATTTcaacttgttctatttttttgcggatATGCAGATATggacagatggaatactagcctaacTGCCATATTCTTGCAGTTGTATTCTGATATTACAATTTGCCTGCAATCACTTCAAATAAATGCCTGTACGACTTTAATTTTTATGCAAAAGAAATCCAGATAGATCTGACTTCTGTTTCTTATAACCAGTTGGAATACTTAAATTTTTAGCACTGCATGTGGCTAACTAAAAAAACTAACTATAATAGGTCATGTGgcagaattattataattatatcaactTTATACTAGAtgcataaataatattattaatattatcagaTTTCATACAATACCATTTTAATGGTTCCATttttatatgattatcatacAAGCATAACATAATGGCAGATGAATGCATAATTTTCACCACATTTccatttcaattataattgtgCGTTATAACTGACAAGTCAATTCAATTTTATAACAAGATTGTCTTTTTCCATCAGATATTTTTGGGTGTTTTCAATTTCACTTTGCTTACATGAAATAGATCTATCAATTAACATTAAACCATATTAGCAAAACAGTTATCATGTTTTTACAGTTTTTCAGCATTGAAGCAGAGTATTGTCCAACAAAAAGCAGTCGATTAACATCaacatttataattattgcataaactctatctataatgccctctggcggggtgcagaaacttggcaaaaggagggcttgaacgggagaaatcgtgtattaacaatgcgatgcATGTGCcattcaagccctgttatgtattttttcatatccataatctggtccacgcgcagttacttcccttctccagcttTCGatgactttccaagcataaatgaggaactgaataagcaccagtttcctcatgcatgcagggataatgactatttcaatccacttttcaagttataccattctgcactctcttgacaacagctttattttattggcaatgtcaagaagttaaggttatttactcaactttttcaaaagactatgctgtaaatgtaagtgtttatgtaccttcaacgttcctgctgtaaatttcaaaataattcctcatttcttactttgcgcggctgcatttcaactttgcattaatctactgtttaaacacattttaaatcgaaaactgcctatccgaaggtaaagcctcatcatttcggatgatgaccgagtgaggcatatgtaaaacacaaccttaaactgtattgaaataatcaaattatttcgtcgatgtcgaatgaacaaaacatattgttttcaatgttattgaaaattattttggtatgtgtgatttgtttatgcaataaaagcgaaaataatcttttttttttggcatGTTTAAGATGTAAGGTTTTTAGCTGTTAACGTGAGGCAAAATGGGGTAAACAGAAAAACAGTGATACTCAATTGCTTATTATGGAGAAAAAAAGGGAAAAGTTAGTTTTGAAAATGGCATGatataattgttattttcagTATAAGAATgatatgtgtgtgttattttcaaTACAAGATATACCAATGAAAACTGACAgacatgaaacaattttttttttgttatgtgtGTTTGGTTAAAATATGTCAAATGTCAAAGAATAATAGGTCGCTGGTTTCATGGAATtcacatttttcaaaacatacatgtatcacatcaaaaaatattttatcagcTTTCAAATCGTGACATCCCCAATGTAACAAGCATATGCAACTAACACCCCAAGATTTATTACTGGATTATCATAGCAACAAATCACAGGGCATCCATGAATATTAAAAAGGGCCACCCCGCTAACCCCTTATCTGCACCTATACATGAACAAACACAGATAACCCTGTCACATGGTTCACTTTACCCATTCACTCACAAAAATCAATATTGTCACAGATACCTAGCTATTTTTAGTGTTTCACCAAAAAAGCGTTttcaaattatacaaaatatttgcaCAACAGCTGAAAACTGCGATTGAGATCCATGACAAcgaattaaaacatttaaattggaGTGCAGCATAATGCGTTGAGATTAGCTGATTTACAGTCCTCAAGTGGTTATATACAGATACCTTTCAATTAAGAAGCGTTTGCATGTAGCCACAAATTTAGTTTTTTTGAGAATTTGAGTCATATGATGTATGAAACTTAAACACCTTGTAAAACTCCAAGGGATGAACTTTTGTGAAGACAAAAATTGTGGTTTTATATTGGTAGCTTCAATAAAGCTTGTGAAACACAGGAGTGGCTTTCAAGGAATTCGAATCTTAGcattttttgtgtcaaatgtttatGTCTGATAATACATTTGGGCCAGAATTATGCAATTGATCataccttaaccctttccctgtcagaagcaaagtgaaaatggttatgtgcaaacagcataaaaaccagaacagcctgcgagtaactcgcagtctgttcaggttttatgctgtttgctgctcatcagtatctaagggttggaaatgaagcctttaaaactttaatctagtaagaaaggtctttaattaaattacatttttaagggactacaaatgcggcaaaatacgtatctaagtggttaagggttaagtgCAGGCATGTGTCTGTCTTATGATTGTGagtataattatgataattgtaTTCTGTTGTATTAACATTCAGACTTTATTGATGTACTTAAAGTATAAAGGAT containing:
- the LOC127840977 gene encoding uncharacterized protein LOC127840977 yields the protein MAVQHGWQIFVGPMPYCYCQTVYFKYLMIPGPMPYCYCQAVYFKYLMIPGPMPYCYCQAVYFKYLMIPGPMPYCYCQAVYFKYLMIPGPMPYCYCQAVYFKYLMIPGPMPYCYCQAVYFKYLMIPGPMPYCYCQAVYFKYLMIPGPMPYCYCQAVYFKYLMIPGPMPYCYCQAVYFKYLMIPGPMPYCYCQAVYFKYLMISGPMPYCYCQAVYFKYLMIPGPMPYCYCQAVYFKYLMIPGPMPYCYCQAVYFKYLMIPGPMPYCYCQAVYFKNLMIP